TCGGGCCCGCTTTGTATATTTGTTTTGTTCGTGTTCTTCATTGTGTTTTCTCCTCCACGGGCTGACCGGTTATCGTTAAAAATACTTCATCCAGACTGGGTTGTCCAAATGAAAAGTCACTGACAGAAATATTCGCATGAGCGAGTTCCCCTAGTGCTTCTGCAGCCAAGTTTGGATCAGTTACTTGCGTCGAAAAACCAGCAGGATCAGAAGTACGCTGAACAGGGGCCTTCAGTTTTGTTTCTAATAGTTCTATTGCTCTCTGTCGATTCTTCGATTCAATAAGGCGTACGTGCAATGTACCGGACCCGACAGATGCTTTTAACTCCCCGCTTGTTCCTTCTGCAATGATTTTGCCTTGATGAATGACACCAATACGGTCCGCAAGCTGATCTGCTTCATCTAGGTACTGCGTTGTGAGTAAGACTGTTGTTCCTTCACTCACTAATGCACGAACAATGTTCCATACTTGACTGCGGCTGCGCGGATCCAATCCCGTCGTTGGTTCATCAAGGAAAAGTAGATCCGGTGTGACAACAATACTGGCTGCAATGTCGATGCGGCGGCGCATTCCCCCTGAATAATTTTTCAGCTGCCGTTTTTTAGCTTCTTCTAAACCAAAAGAGCTCAATAACTCTTTTGCGCGCGTTTTCGCCTGTTTTCGCGAGTAACCCATTAGCCGTGCCATCATGACAAGATTTTCGATCCCGGTGAGATCCTCATCCAGCGATGCGTTCTGACCAGTTACGCTGATCCTGCTCCGAACTGCTTTTTTTTCAGAAGCAAGATCGTGTCCGAAAATGGACGCTGATCCTCCGTCTATAGGAAGCAGAGTAGAAAGCATGCGAATCGTCGTCGTTTTCCCCGCTCCGTTTGGTCCAAGAAAACCATATACCGATCCTTTTTGAATGGATAGATCCACCCCATCAACTGCTCGGTGTTCACCAAAAACTTTTACTAGTCCTTTAGCCTCTACAGCCAGATTAGAGGTTGACTGCATTGATGCGTTATCGTTCACATGGATATCTCCCTTCATATTGTATGTTGTATAACTTAAGCCAACCTGCGG
This DNA window, taken from Alteribacillus bidgolensis, encodes the following:
- a CDS encoding ATP-binding cassette domain-containing protein, which produces MQSTSNLAVEAKGLVKVFGEHRAVDGVDLSIQKGSVYGFLGPNGAGKTTTIRMLSTLLPIDGGSASIFGHDLASEKKAVRSRISVTGQNASLDEDLTGIENLVMMARLMGYSRKQAKTRAKELLSSFGLEEAKKRQLKNYSGGMRRRIDIAASIVVTPDLLFLDEPTTGLDPRSRSQVWNIVRALVSEGTTVLLTTQYLDEADQLADRIGVIHQGKIIAEGTSGELKASVGSGTLHVRLIESKNRQRAIELLETKLKAPVQRTSDPAGFSTQVTDPNLAAEALGELAHANISVSDFSFGQPSLDEVFLTITGQPVEEKTQ